From the genome of Desulfobulbaceae bacterium:
GACCCACAACTCCCGTATTTAAGAGGAAATCTCTTATGAGAATAGAATACTCAAAACCCGCCGCCGATCTCCAGAAAGAGGGTGCAGAAAGACTCCTCAACGACCATAAACAAAAACTTTTTCAGGAGAACCAGTTAAAAAGGCTAGCCACAGCTCAAGACAGAACTGAATGTGTTCTCTGTGGCAATGGTTTATCCGGCGAGCTGTTTTTACACCGTGAAACCCCAACCATTTTTTGCAGGGTCTGTGGCCATCTTCAGACCAAAAAGCTTCCACCACCAGACTTTCCAGATATGGAGTTTGCCACAATTTATCCCTCTTTAAGTGCAGAAGAATACCACGACCGCAAAAGACGGATTTACCAGCCAAAACTCGACTGGATCATCCGCAGCCTTGCCCCATTAAGATACAGTGCAGAGAAGCTAGCAGAAATGCGCTGGACCGAGATGGGTGCAGGTGCCGGCTATTTCACCTCAGCCCTTAAAGACAAGGGATTTCATAAAGTCAAAGGGTTTGATGCTGACCGCAAACTTGTTGAACTTGCCAACAACTTTGCTGAGGGCACCCCTCTCAGCCACTATGAGGGAA
Proteins encoded in this window:
- a CDS encoding class I SAM-dependent methyltransferase gives rise to the protein MRIEYSKPAADLQKEGAERLLNDHKQKLFQENQLKRLATAQDRTECVLCGNGLSGELFLHRETPTIFCRVCGHLQTKKLPPPDFPDMEFATIYPSLSAEEYHDRKRRIYQPKLDWIIRSLAPLRYSAEKLAEMRWTEMGAGAGYFTSALKDKGFHKVKGFDADRKLVELANNFAEGTPLSHYEGKMADAIAQYPAEIYTSFFVLEHLPDAFHFFQELNKLPPGTLFIFAVPVFGLACLLENIFSNNFARSFDCVVHTQVYTDKSIQYALENSGFSILSEWVFGQDSSDLTRFMITNLQDKLSPAMIESLAGNLTSIEDGIQNCVDKAMLADQRHVIAIKD